The DNA window GGCATGCTGCTTGCCAATTCGCTGAGCGGCATCTTCAGCAACCACATGTCCTCGCTTGGCTGGGGCTCGCCCTTTGGCGCCAACCCCTTCGGCAATGCCAGCGCCCCCAACGAGGAAACCGTTATCAACAATTTTTTTGGCAACGACGACACCCGCCAGGCATCGGATAATGCCGGCAATGACAATGACGACAATGTCCAGCAGGCGGATTACGACGACGGCGACGATTACAGCGACGACTCGTCCGCCGACGTTACGGATGTTTGAGGTTTAGCGGGTGAAGACGGGCAGCGGTTGCCGCACCGTTGACCGGCCCTTCACTATGGCTTAGGGCGTTCGCCGCTGCAATCGATGCACGGGATCGATTGCTGCCGCCTTAGGCGACACCGCGGCTCACCCACGTCCACGATAGGTGGCGACGCCCTGCTCAGGCAGCCACACGCCTTCCGGCGGCTTGCCCGTCTGCCAGAACACGTCGATCGGAATGCCGCCGCGCGGATACCAGTAGGCGCCGATCCGCAGCCACTTGGGATCGAGCAGTTCGACGATGCGCTTGGCGATGTAGATCGAGCAATCCTCGTGGAAGGCGCCGTGATTGCGGAAGGAATGCAGGAAGAGCTTCAGCGACTTCGATTCCACCAACCATTCACCCGGAATATAGTCGATGACGATATGGGCGAAATCCGGCTGCCCGGTCATCGGGCAGAGCGAGGTGAACTCCGGCGCGGTGAAACGCACCACGTAATCTGTGCCGGCATGATTGGACGGTACTTTTTCCAGCACCGCCTCCTCCGGCGAATTCGCAGTTTCGGTCTGGTGGCCCAGCATAGACAGGCTGGAAACATCTGTATTCGGCATCATGCCTCCTTGACGACTTTGACGCGGATGCCATGGGCTTTTTCGCCCTCCGGCTCCACATGAATGGCTATTTTGGCGCCCTCATGCACGGCTCTGATGGCATCCTCAAGGCGATCGCATATATCATGCGCCTGCCTCACGGACATAGAGCCCGGCACCACCATATGAAAATCGATGAAGGTGACGGTGCCCGCCCGCCTTGTTTTTAGGTCATGCACGCCGATCGAGCCCTCTGCATGGGTGGCGATCGCCTGCTTGATCGCCTCCTCCTCCTCCGGCTTAACAGCCTGGTCCATCAGCCCGCCGATCGATTGCGAGATCACCTTCCAGCCCTGATAGAGGATATTGCAGGCAACAAGGATGGCAAGCACCGGATCGAAGATCGCATAGCCTGTCGCCAGCGCCAGGAGCAGACCGACGAGTACGCCGACCGACGTCACCACATCCGACATGATATGCTGGCCGTCCGCCGTCAGCGCCGCCGATCGATGCTTGCGTCCGGTCCGGATCAACAGGCGCGCCCAGACCGCATTAATGAGGCCTGCGGCAAAATTAACCGCAAGGCCAAGCGCCGGTGCATCGAGCATGCGCGGCTCGGCGAGATAGCCGATAGCCTCCTTGACGATCAGCAGCGCGGCGACGACGATCAGCACACCTTCGGTGACGGCGGATAGGTATTCCGCCTTGTGATGGCCGAAGGGATGGTCATGATCGGCCGGCTTCTGCGCATAACGGATGACAAAGAAGGCGATGAAGGCGGCAACGACGTTGACCATCGATTCGAGCCCGTCCGATAGCAGTGCCACCGAGCCGGTCACCCACCAGGCCACCATCTTCAGCCCCATGACGCCGAGCGACAGCGGGATGCCCCACATCGCCAGCTTCCGAACCGTAAGATCGCCGTTGTCGCTCATATCGTCCTCCTGCGGTTGCGAGTGAATAGCAGGATCCAGGCCATTGAAATGCAAAACCGCCCACGCGAATGTCGCGCAGGCGGTCCAGTTGAGGGTGGTATGGGCGATGCTGGAGGATTTGTCAAAGCAAATGGCGCGCGCTTTCCAGCGGTGGCTCCGCCCAAGCGAAATCAGATTGCCGCACTCTCGTTGCCGGGCACTGCACCGCTCAAGGGCGCCAGCTCCGAAAGCACGGGCTGCGGCCAGCGCACAAGAGCGGCTTGGCCGGCTGACGTCAAAGCATAAACCCCCTTTTCCGTACGCTCGAACCATCCGTATACGTTGTCACGCAGGATTGGCCCCGCCTTGGGTGCGATCAGTTTCATCTCCCGCGGTCGCTTGAGTCCCTGCTCAAGTGCTGCCGCGCAGAGCAGCGCCTGCTGGCGGTAAGCCGTCATGATCGGCGCCCGCGAACCGCCGCCAACAACGGGATCGCCGCGTCGGCGTTGGTGCTCGCTGACGAGGCGTGAACGCCGCTTTGGATTGGTGCGCGGCATAGGAGAGATGGAGCTGACGACGACGCTGACTTCGCCGCCGTCGGAAATGCCTAGCATGCCGATGCCGAGCCGCCGGCAGAGGTCGCGATAGCGTTTGTCGGTCTCCCGCCCGCGCCCCTTGACCGAAACGCGCGCCGCGATCCAGACCTCATCGCTCATCGACGCCCGGTCGACTGCCTGGAGAAGCAGTTCGAGGTTGAAGGAGAGCTTGAGTTCGCAGACGACTACGACCGGCGGCTCACCTTCGCTCAAGCCGACGAGATCGCATCCGCCGACCTCACCCTTCACGACGTAACCGGCCGCCTCGAGAAAAGCTTTGACCGGCAGGTAGAGCGACGTCTCCATCGAAAAAATGCCTCAGGCGGCGTTGAGATCGGCAATCTCGCCGTATCGCGCAAGCAGGCGCGGCGAGGTCATGTCGCCTGTTTCTTCGTCGACGATGACCGCATAGGCCGCAACGCCGACGAAGCGCTCGGCCATCGCCAAAGCGATCTTTTCCGCGCTGATGGAATTGGATGCCTGGCGCATTTCGCCGGGCACGAGATTGCCGCGGTTCTTGCGGTAAGGGAGGATGATGAACTTTTCAGCATTGGCCACGGCAACTGGCTCCGATTGATCGTTCCTGAAATGTTCCGATTTGTCCGATAAAGTCAACCGGGCTCCGCAATACTGTCCCGCACCGACCACTGAATCCACGTAGGAATGCCCGCGCCGCCCTTCCCGCAAGCAGGAAGAGCGGCGCAATCGCCGTCAAGCAGCCTTTGTCTTCACCTTGCGCGCCAGATGCGCCACGACGTTCTCGATCATCCGCATTCCGGCATCGCCGCCGAGTGTCATGATCGATTCCGGATGGAACTGCACCGCGGCGACAGGCTCCTTGGCATGCTCTATGCCCATGATCGTGCCGTCGTCGCTCTCCGCCGTGATGATGAATTCACGCGGCAGGGTCGAAGGGTCGGCGAAGATCGAGTGGTAGCGGCCGACCGTCACCTCCTTTGAAAGACCGGAGAAGACGATGCCCGGCTCCAGCACACGGATTCGCGACGGCTTGCCATGCATCGGAAGCGCCAGATGGCGCAGTTCCCCGCCATACGCCTCGGCGAGCGCCTGCAGGCCGAGGCAGACGCCGAAGATCGGCAGGTTACGCGCTCGCGCTTTTTTGATCGTCGCCTTGCAGTCGAAATCCCTGGGCGTTCCAGGCCCTGGCGACAGCACGACGAGATCGGGGTTCAGCCGATCGAAGATCTCTTCCGGCACCGGTGTGCGGACGGTTGAAACCGTCGCCCCCGTCTGGCGGAAATAATTGGCGAGCGTGTGGACGAAGCTATCCTCATGGTCGATGAGCAGGATGCTGACGCCCTTGCCGACGCTCGCGACGTCGCGCTGGATCTTGCCGGAATTGCCGGTCTTGGCGTCTCGTATGGCGGAAAGCATGGCAGAGGCCTTCAATTCGGTTTCGGCTTCTTCTTCCTCAGGAATGGAATCGTTAAGCAGCGTCGCGCCGGCGCGCACTTCGGCGATGCCGTCCTTGATGCGCACGGTGCGCAGCGTCAGGCCGGTGTTCATGTCGCCATTGAAGCCGACCATGCCAATCGCCCCACCATACCATGCGCGCGGGCTCTTTTCATGGCTCTCGATGAAGCGCATAGCCCAGAGCTTCGGGGCCCCGGTCACGGTGACCGCCCAGGCGTGGCTCAGGAAGCCATCGAAGGCATCCATGTCGTCACGCAGCCGCCCCTCGATATGGTCGACCGTGTGGATGAGGCGCGAATACATCTCGATCTGCCGGCGGCCGATCACCTTGACCGAACCGGGCTCGCACACGCGGCTCTTGTCGTTGCGGTCGACGTCCGAGCACATGGTCAGCTCGGATTCGTCCTTCTTCGAATTCAGGAGCTTCAGGATCTGCTCGCTGTCGGCGATCGGATCGTCGCCGCGCTTGATCGTGCCCGAGATCGGGCAGGTCTCGATGCGGCGGCCGGAGACACGCACGAACATCTCGGGCGAGGCGCCAACCAGATATTCCTGATTGCCGAGATTGATGAAGAAGGAATAGGGCGAGGGATTGATCGCCTTCAGCCGTTTGGAAATATCGGAAGGCTTGCTTTCGCAGCGCTCCATGAATTTCTGCCCAGGCACAACCTCGAAGAGATCGCCTTTGCGGAAACTTTCCTTCGCCTTAGTGACGAGCTCGGCATACTCGCCCGGCCGATGGTCGCTCTTCGGCGGAATGGCATCCGTGTGCTTGAAGGGCTCCGGCGCGATATCCTCGGCCTTGCCTTCGGTCGTTACACCGTCCCTCTCGAAATCATAGCGGTCGATCCAGGCCTTGGCGGCATAGTTGTCGACGACGAGGATCTCGTCCGGCAGATAGAGCACCATATCGCGCTGATCGGAAGGCCGCGTCAGTTTCAGATCGATCGCATCGAACTGGAAGGCGATGTCGTAGCCGAAGGCGCCGTAGAGTCCAAGGCTCGCATCCGCCTGCGAATAGAACAGGTCGGTGACGGCACGCAGTACCGTGAAGACGGTCGGCATCTTCGAGCGCTCTTCCTCGGTGAATACCCGATCCGGCGTCTTGACGGAGAGGTCGAGGCGACGGGCGGAGGAGGCGCCGAGCACGAGCTCGGGCACCGTCTTCAGCCGCTCGGTCACGAAGCCGAGGAGCACCTCGCCGCGCTCGTTATAGGCCTCGATCCAGACGTCGCGCCCGAAGGAGGAGATGCCGAGCGGCGGATCGACGACGGCGGTATCCCAGCGCGTATAACGGCCCGGATATTCGTAGTTCGACGAGAAGACCGCGCCGCGGCGCTCGTCGAGCTTGTCGACATAGGAAGAGACCGCGTCGGCATAGGGGATCGCCCGCCGCTGCCGGGTGACAGTGATGCCGCCCTTGGTCTCGTAGATTTCCGCACCATCATCCCGAAGGATCGTTACCATAGTTCCACTCCGTTATCGGGGCCCGGACGACAGGCGGCGATAAACAAAAAAGCCGCCTCGAAGTTTCGGGCGGCTCACTCGTCGTCGTCTTTGGACACGATTGGTCGAGGCCGCCTCAGCGAGCCCACCACCAAACAGCGATGTTCAAAGACTTGATCATGAAAAAATTGTTAGCCTGAGATCAGCCGCCGCGCAAGAGGCGATTGCGTAACGAAAAAAGAGCGGCCCAAAAGCCGCCCCTCCCCCAGCCTCGAAAGTATTGATGGCAATCAGAAGGTCTTGGTGAGCGACACCTTGTATGTGCGGCCCGGCTCGGAATACCACTCCCGCGGCTGCGACGCCGTCGCCGAGTTGAGATTAACGTCGCGCACGGCGAGCGCGTTGTAGTGCTCCTGGTCGAAGATGTTGTAGACACCAGCTTGAACGCGCAGGCCCGGCAGCTGTTCCGGCGTCCACCAGCCGGTCAAATCCACGATGGCATAACCAGGCGCATCGAAGGTCGTATCGGGGGTCGTGCCGACGGTATTGAGGTGGTCGGTCAGCATGCCGGCCGAAAGCGTCGAGGAAAGGTCGAAGCCGAAGGTCTCATTGCTCCAGCCGCCGCCAATGATCGCCTTGAACGGCGCCACCGAGCGCAGGCGCTGGGTGGTCTCTTCATTCCTGCCATAGGCATAGGCAAGCGAGGCATGCAGATTGATGCCGTTGTCA is part of the Rhizobium bangladeshense genome and encodes:
- the queF gene encoding preQ(1) synthase produces the protein MPNTDVSSLSMLGHQTETANSPEEAVLEKVPSNHAGTDYVVRFTAPEFTSLCPMTGQPDFAHIVIDYIPGEWLVESKSLKLFLHSFRNHGAFHEDCSIYIAKRIVELLDPKWLRIGAYWYPRGGIPIDVFWQTGKPPEGVWLPEQGVATYRGRG
- a CDS encoding DUF2161 domain-containing phosphodiesterase, with amino-acid sequence METSLYLPVKAFLEAAGYVVKGEVGGCDLVGLSEGEPPVVVVCELKLSFNLELLLQAVDRASMSDEVWIAARVSVKGRGRETDKRYRDLCRRLGIGMLGISDGGEVSVVVSSISPMPRTNPKRRSRLVSEHQRRRGDPVVGGGSRAPIMTAYRQQALLCAAALEQGLKRPREMKLIAPKAGPILRDNVYGWFERTEKGVYALTSAGQAALVRWPQPVLSELAPLSGAVPGNESAAI
- a CDS encoding anthranilate synthase; translated protein: MVTILRDDGAEIYETKGGITVTRQRRAIPYADAVSSYVDKLDERRGAVFSSNYEYPGRYTRWDTAVVDPPLGISSFGRDVWIEAYNERGEVLLGFVTERLKTVPELVLGASSARRLDLSVKTPDRVFTEEERSKMPTVFTVLRAVTDLFYSQADASLGLYGAFGYDIAFQFDAIDLKLTRPSDQRDMVLYLPDEILVVDNYAAKAWIDRYDFERDGVTTEGKAEDIAPEPFKHTDAIPPKSDHRPGEYAELVTKAKESFRKGDLFEVVPGQKFMERCESKPSDISKRLKAINPSPYSFFINLGNQEYLVGASPEMFVRVSGRRIETCPISGTIKRGDDPIADSEQILKLLNSKKDESELTMCSDVDRNDKSRVCEPGSVKVIGRRQIEMYSRLIHTVDHIEGRLRDDMDAFDGFLSHAWAVTVTGAPKLWAMRFIESHEKSPRAWYGGAIGMVGFNGDMNTGLTLRTVRIKDGIAEVRAGATLLNDSIPEEEEAETELKASAMLSAIRDAKTGNSGKIQRDVASVGKGVSILLIDHEDSFVHTLANYFRQTGATVSTVRTPVPEEIFDRLNPDLVVLSPGPGTPRDFDCKATIKKARARNLPIFGVCLGLQALAEAYGGELRHLALPMHGKPSRIRVLEPGIVFSGLSKEVTVGRYHSIFADPSTLPREFIITAESDDGTIMGIEHAKEPVAAVQFHPESIMTLGGDAGMRMIENVVAHLARKVKTKAA
- the emfA gene encoding cation diffusion facilitator family transporter produces the protein MSDNGDLTVRKLAMWGIPLSLGVMGLKMVAWWVTGSVALLSDGLESMVNVVAAFIAFFVIRYAQKPADHDHPFGHHKAEYLSAVTEGVLIVVAALLIVKEAIGYLAEPRMLDAPALGLAVNFAAGLINAVWARLLIRTGRKHRSAALTADGQHIMSDVVTSVGVLVGLLLALATGYAIFDPVLAILVACNILYQGWKVISQSIGGLMDQAVKPEEEEAIKQAIATHAEGSIGVHDLKTRRAGTVTFIDFHMVVPGSMSVRQAHDICDRLEDAIRAVHEGAKIAIHVEPEGEKAHGIRVKVVKEA